The sequence AAAAGGAGAATTAATTGCTAGATTTTCTGTACAGAATCACCAGGTTAAGCACTTAATAGAGCAAAATCTTCCGCAACTAAAACAAAATCTGGAACAGCAGGGTATTTCGGTGGAAGGTTTTAATGTATTTATAGGTAGTGAAACCAAACAAAATCCTTATCACCGATCAGGAGGAAATAAATTGAATAATGATAATAAATTAGCACTGAATGAAGAAGATAATCAAATAATTACTCATAACCTACGAGAAAAAATATATAGAATTTATCTAGGAGAAGAAAGCTTGATAAATTATATTATCTAATAGGAGGTGAACAATTTGGTTAATAGCATCAATTCTGCATATGGTACTGCCAATGATAGTTTGTCCGAAAGCACTGCCGGTGTTTTAGGAAAAGATGACTTCTTGAAATTACTGGTGGCAGAACTTAAGTATCAAGACCCGATGGATCCCATGAAAGATAGAGACTTTATTGCACAGATGGCCCAGTTCAGTTCTCTGGAACAAATGCAAAACCTAAATAATAATTTTGAATTGATGGCACAGCTTAATCTAATGACAGTTTCTTTCAATACCGTTTCGATAATCGGGAAAAAGATTGTTTATGAAGATGATTCCGGACAGACGTGTAATGGTATTGTAACGGGAGTAAATTTTTCTGAAACAGTACCCAGCATAATAGTTGATGAAAATGAGGAAATATCACTGGAGGCCGTATTGAAGGTAGTAGAAAATAAAATACTGGAAAGCTCCGGATTAGCTGAAGATGACTCAAATACGGAAGGGGTAAATGAAGATGGGCAGTAAGATTCAATTGCACCGTCAACCTATACTTCCATTAAGACCATTAGAAAAACCTGCAGAGGAAGCAAATAAAACTAAAAAAGATAAAACACCGTCCTTTAAAGAAATACTTCAGAGCAAAATATTTGAAAAAAGCGGTTTAAAATTTTCTAAACATGCTCAGGAGAGACTTATATCCAGAAATATAAATTTGAACGAGACCGATATTGTAAAAATAAACAATGCAGTAGATAAAGCTGCCGAAAAGGGTGTAAAGGATTCGTTAATCTTATTTAATGAAGTGGCTTTTGTCATAAGCATAAAAAACCGAACGGTAATCACAGCTGTAGATGGCGAAAACCTCAAAGAAAATGTTTTTACTAATATTGACGGTGCAGTAATAATATAAGGCTGGACCTCTAGTAGGAAGCCTTTTTATCCCTGAATGACAGAGGGGAAAACCATTAAGGAGGTCGAATTTAATATGATGCGTTCAATGTTTGCTGGTGTGTCAGGTTTGAGAAACCACCAGATTCGAATGGATGTAATCGCGAATAACATTGCAAATGTAAATACTATCGGATTTAAGAAAAGCCGGGTTACGTTTCAAGAAATGCTGACACAGACAATGCAGGGTGCCTCTTCACCTCAGAATAACAGGGGGGGGACAAATCCGCAGCAAATAGGTCTGGGAATGTCAATTGCAAGCATTGACACTATCCACACAGACGGAGGAACACAGTCAACAGGTCAGATGACTGATCTTGCTATAGAAGGGGACGGGTTTTTTATAGTTAGAAGCGGGACAGACGAGTTCTATACAAGGGCGGGAAACTTCAGTTTTGATACAGAAGGGAATCTTGTAAACCCGGCTAACGGCTTAAAGGTAATGGGATGGATGGGGGATGTTGAAAAAATCCCTGAGAATTTATCAAGTATAGTAATAACGAAAGGCCAGCCGATAGGGGCGCAGGCAACAACTGAAATAGTATATATTAATAATCTCGATGCTGATACTCCTGATGGTTCTTCTTATCAGGTACCTATGAAAGTTTACGATTCCCTCGGAAGATCCCATACAATATATATCGAGTTTACAAAAGTAGATACTTTAAATAACGAATGGTCGTATACAGTTACCAGCCCTACCTGGACTATAAATGGAGCTGATACCGGAACCCTTATTTTTGATACCAGTGGTCAATTGGATATAGCAGCTACCAGAGCAGCAAATGGTGCTACTGATCCGGATATTGTAAACACCTTTTCCTTTGATCCGGATGGCGCAGATACTGTTACTATCATGCCCAACTTCTTCGGTTTGACACAAAATGCCCAGGAAACGACTGTTGTTGCTCATAGCCAGGATGGAAATCCGCCGGGTTCTTTAAGAACCATAACCATCGATACGACAGGAACAATAACAGGGGTTTTCAGTAATGGAATTAATAAGGAATTAGCTCAGATTGCTCTTGCTGCCTTTGACAATCCCAGTGGATTATTAAAAGTTGGGGATAACCTTTACCAAAAGTCGAACAACTCAGGAGATAGCCGGATAGGACAGGCAGCAACAGGCGGTAGGGGTTCAATTGCGCCGGGTTCCTTGGAAATGTCAAATGTTGACCTTTCAGAAGAATTTACGCAAATGATTATTACCCAGCGGGGGTTCCAGGCGAACTCGCGGATAATAACCACATCGGATGAAATGCTTCAAGAACTGGTTAACCTTAAACGGTAAGATCTAGGTATTTCATTATTGCCTTTGGGCTTTTTTAGCCCAAAGGCTCACTTAAAATACATAAAAGGGGAAAATTATGATACAGTTAACAAAATTGAATGGAACAGGTTTTATTTTAAATGCAGACTTAATTGAAACAATTGATTATACTCCAGATACTGTTATAACCTTAATTAACAATAAAAAGATTGTCGTAAAGGAAAGCCCTCATGATATTATAGAAAAGGTTATTAACTATCGTAGGAGGATTTTTGGTAGATAGAGAGTAATATTGAGAGGGGTGCAGGTTGTGGATTTCGCAACAATTATAGGGGTTTTCAGTGGCATTGCATTATTTGTTATTGCTATTGCTTCAGATGGAAGCATCTTTGAATTTGTCCACTATCCATCAATATTAATAGTAATGGGGGGAACCTTAGCAGGGACCCTGATAAACTATCAATTACAAGACATATTGGGTGTTTTAAAAATCCTAAGAGTTGCCTTTATGAAAAAAACAAAAGACCCTAGAGAAATAATCAAGATACTGGTTAACCTGGCGGAAACCGCTAGAAGGGAAGGGCTTCTAGCTCTGGAAGATACGGCATATCAAATGGATGATGAGTTTTTAAAAAAAGGTACTCTGCTGATAGTGGATGGTACAGATCCCGAACTGGTTCGAAATATTCTTGAGACGGAATTGGCTTTTCTAGAAGATAGGCATAAGAGCGGTCAGAGCATATTTGAGACAATGGGGACATTAGCTCCAGCCTTTGGTATGATAGGAACCCTGATCGGGTTGATTAAAATGCTGCAAAATTTGCAGAACCCTGAAGCCATTGGCCCGGGGATGGCTGTTGCTTTAATAACTACCTTTTATGGTGCCCTTATGGCAAATTTAATTTTTATTCCTATAGCTGGGAAGTTGAAAGTTAGAAGCAATGAAGAAATTTTACTAAAAGAAGTAATGATTGAAGGGATGTTATCCATCCAGGCTGGAGAAAATCCCCGCATAATAGAGGAAAAGTTAAAGGCCTTTTTGTCGCCAAGGATTAGAAATGCATTGGAAAATGACAAAAAGGAGCAGGAATTTGGAGATGATGAGTGATGAGCAGAAGGTTTAGAGGTAGCAGGGATGAAAAAAGACCGGGTTCTCCTGCATGGATGCTGACATACGGTGATATGGTAACCCTTATTTTAGCCTTTTTTGTGCTTTTATATTCTATGTCATCCATAGATGTTCAAAAATTCAAACTGATAATTTCGTCATTTCAGAATTCCCTCGGAATATTAAGAGGCGGAGAAACCTTTATAGAGGAAGAACTTATAACCCCCGGTGCTGCTGAAATAAATATAAGTGAACAATCAACAGAGGAATTAGAACTTCAACATATATATAATGACATTCAGGAATTTATCCAGGAAGAACAATTGCAGGGAAAAATTCATTTAAAGATGGAGGAAAGAGGCTTAGTTATACATTTAATGGAAGGAGCTTTTTTTGATTCAGGACAGGCGGTATTAAAAAAGGATGCAGTTGAATTACTTAATGAATTGGCAAAAAAGCTGAAGAATATTGATAAACAGATAAGAATTGAAGGGCATACTGATAATGTTCCGATTAATACTGAAAAATATCCTTCTAATTGGGAACTATCAGTTTCCAGGGCCGTTACCGTGGTTAGATTTTTAATAGAGAAACACGGATTCTCCCCTTTTCAATTATCAGCTGTAGGATATAGCGAATACAGACCTATTGTTCCAAATACAACACCTTCAAACAGGGCTTTAAATAGAAGGGTTGACATAGTAATTTTAAAATCAGAAGCCTCAATAACCGAAGCAAAATGATTTTGGGAGGAAGATAGGATGGCAGAAGAACAAAAAAATAGGGTTGGCAAAAAAGTAGTGTTAATTACTTTATTAATCATATTAGCATTAATAATTACTTATGTTATAGCTTATTTTACAGCACTAAAGGTGATATCTAAACCTGAAGAGAATAAAGATTCTCAAGAAAAAGAGGTTATAAAAAGGGGAATTGTATATTCTTTGGGTGAGTTTTTGACAAATCTCAATGATAAAGGTTACATAAAGCTGCAACTTGAGTTAGAGGTTAAAGATAAAGAAACTGCTGCAAGTATGGAGAATAGAAAAGCAGAATTAAGGAATAAAATTAATGCTATTTTAAGAAGCAAAACTAAATCTGAAGTAAGCGGAAAAGAGGGAATGGATAATTTAAGAACAACGATCAAAGTAGAATTAAACAGACTTTTAGGAGAAGAAGTTATTTTAGATGTATTCTTTACAGACATAATTGTCCACTAGGGAGGTGGAAAATTTGGCGGAAATTCTCTCCCAAAAAGAAATTGATGCACTGCTTTCAGCATTATCTACAGGTGAAATTAGTGCTGAAGAGATGAAACAAGATAAAAAAGAAAAAAAAGTAAGGGTTTATGATTTCAAAAGGCCTAATAAATTTTCAAAAGAACAGCTTAGAACATTAAATATGATACATGAAAATTTTGCCAGGCTTCTTACTACATATCTTTCGGCCCATTTGAGAACCCTTGTTCAAATAAATGTTTTTTATGTTGAACAGATGTCATATTATGAGTTTATAAGTTCTGTTCCTAATCCCTCTATAATAGGTATAACTGATTTTAATCCCTTAAAAGGTTCCGGCATCTTAGAGATTAATCCTAATATTGCCTTTGCTATTATAGATCGTTTATTGGGGGGACCAGGGGAATTTGAAGGTAAGATTAGGGGTTTAACGGAAATAGAGACAACAATAATAGAAAAGGTTATAAAAGATATTTTAAGAATCCTCAAAGATGCATGGGATAATTTGATTAATCTGAATCTTGCTCTGGTAAATATAGAAACAAACGCACAGTTTATTCAACTTATAGCACCTAATGAAACCGTTGCCCTTATAACCTTTAATGGAAAAATAGGCAAAACGGAAGGGATGCTTAACCTGTGTATACCACATATATTATTAGAGCCTATTATTAATAAATTATCGGCAAGATACTGGTTTTCCGATGTTAAGAAAGAATCATCTGGGGAAAATATTCAACAAATTGCTTATATTATGAAAAAAAGTTTGGTTCCTATAAATATTAACCTGGGAAGGTCTACAATTACTATTAGGGAGTTGTTAGAAATTCAAAAAGGAGATGTCATACAGCTAGATAAAAAAGTGAATGAAGCAGTAGACGTATATATTGGTAGCAGATTGAAATTCAGAGGTCATCCGGGTATTTTAAAAAATAAAATGGCGGTGG is a genomic window of Koleobacter methoxysyntrophicus containing:
- a CDS encoding flagellar FlbD family protein → MIQLTKLNGTGFILNADLIETIDYTPDTVITLINNKKIVVKESPHDIIEKVINYRRRIFGR
- a CDS encoding motility protein A encodes the protein MDFATIIGVFSGIALFVIAIASDGSIFEFVHYPSILIVMGGTLAGTLINYQLQDILGVLKILRVAFMKKTKDPREIIKILVNLAETARREGLLALEDTAYQMDDEFLKKGTLLIVDGTDPELVRNILETELAFLEDRHKSGQSIFETMGTLAPAFGMIGTLIGLIKMLQNLQNPEAIGPGMAVALITTFYGALMANLIFIPIAGKLKVRSNEEILLKEVMIEGMLSIQAGENPRIIEEKLKAFLSPRIRNALENDKKEQEFGDDE
- the flgF gene encoding flagellar basal-body rod protein FlgF, producing the protein MMRSMFAGVSGLRNHQIRMDVIANNIANVNTIGFKKSRVTFQEMLTQTMQGASSPQNNRGGTNPQQIGLGMSIASIDTIHTDGGTQSTGQMTDLAIEGDGFFIVRSGTDEFYTRAGNFSFDTEGNLVNPANGLKVMGWMGDVEKIPENLSSIVITKGQPIGAQATTEIVYINNLDADTPDGSSYQVPMKVYDSLGRSHTIYIEFTKVDTLNNEWSYTVTSPTWTINGADTGTLIFDTSGQLDIAATRAANGATDPDIVNTFSFDPDGADTVTIMPNFFGLTQNAQETTVVAHSQDGNPPGSLRTITIDTTGTITGVFSNGINKELAQIALAAFDNPSGLLKVGDNLYQKSNNSGDSRIGQAATGGRGSIAPGSLEMSNVDLSEEFTQMIITQRGFQANSRIITTSDEMLQELVNLKR
- a CDS encoding flagellar basal body-associated FliL family protein, whose amino-acid sequence is MAEEQKNRVGKKVVLITLLIILALIITYVIAYFTALKVISKPEENKDSQEKEVIKRGIVYSLGEFLTNLNDKGYIKLQLELEVKDKETAASMENRKAELRNKINAILRSKTKSEVSGKEGMDNLRTTIKVELNRLLGEEVILDVFFTDIIVH
- the fliM gene encoding flagellar motor switch protein FliM encodes the protein MENLAEILSQKEIDALLSALSTGEISAEEMKQDKKEKKVRVYDFKRPNKFSKEQLRTLNMIHENFARLLTTYLSAHLRTLVQINVFYVEQMSYYEFISSVPNPSIIGITDFNPLKGSGILEINPNIAFAIIDRLLGGPGEFEGKIRGLTEIETTIIEKVIKDILRILKDAWDNLINLNLALVNIETNAQFIQLIAPNETVALITFNGKIGKTEGMLNLCIPHILLEPIINKLSARYWFSDVKKESSGENIQQIAYIMKKSLVPININLGRSTITIRELLEIQKGDVIQLDKKVNEAVDVYIGSRLKFRGHPGILKNKMAVEITDIVEEVENGYE
- a CDS encoding TIGR02530 family flagellar biosynthesis protein, which encodes MGSKIQLHRQPILPLRPLEKPAEEANKTKKDKTPSFKEILQSKIFEKSGLKFSKHAQERLISRNINLNETDIVKINNAVDKAAEKGVKDSLILFNEVAFVISIKNRTVITAVDGENLKENVFTNIDGAVII
- the flgD gene encoding flagellar hook assembly protein FlgD, which translates into the protein MVNSINSAYGTANDSLSESTAGVLGKDDFLKLLVAELKYQDPMDPMKDRDFIAQMAQFSSLEQMQNLNNNFELMAQLNLMTVSFNTVSIIGKKIVYEDDSGQTCNGIVTGVNFSETVPSIIVDENEEISLEAVLKVVENKILESSGLAEDDSNTEGVNEDGQ
- a CDS encoding flagellar motor protein MotB → MSRRFRGSRDEKRPGSPAWMLTYGDMVTLILAFFVLLYSMSSIDVQKFKLIISSFQNSLGILRGGETFIEEELITPGAAEINISEQSTEELELQHIYNDIQEFIQEEQLQGKIHLKMEERGLVIHLMEGAFFDSGQAVLKKDAVELLNELAKKLKNIDKQIRIEGHTDNVPINTEKYPSNWELSVSRAVTVVRFLIEKHGFSPFQLSAVGYSEYRPIVPNTTPSNRALNRRVDIVILKSEASITEAK